One genomic window of Bicyclus anynana chromosome 10, ilBicAnyn1.1, whole genome shotgun sequence includes the following:
- the LOC112057763 gene encoding cleavage stimulation factor subunit 2 tau variant, with amino-acid sequence MDKSKEKEEQSIMDKSMRSVFVGNIPYEATEEKLKDIFSEVGPVLSFKLVFDRETGKPKGYGFCEYKDQETALSAMRNLNGYEIGGRSLRVDNACTEKSRMEMQALMQGPQVENPYGDAVEPEKAPEAISKAVATLPPEQMFELMKQMKLCIQNNPTEARNMLLQNPQLAYALLQAQVIMRIVDPGTAVTMLHPSNPVPPVLQPGDKINPYIPSSTQQVQQPHNNMNNPPPPQNQYVPTSRPPPMQQNMGGMDVDLRGARAPVLDQDMRSLPPVPHPVPPPPVQPPQDTSFPRDPRLASMQGFNSDPRVRSNDPRNQPKMPPQQIPPGMPSVAQARTIQGIPSGASDQEKAALIMQVLQLSDEQIALLPPEQRASILMLKEQIAKSTQQR; translated from the exons ATGGATAAAAGCAAAGAAAAAGAGGAGCAGAGTATTATGGATAAATCCATGAGATCAGTTTTCG ttggaAATATACCATACGAAGCTACCGAAGAAAAACTGAAAGACATTTTCAGCGAAGTCGGTCCGGTGTTATCGTTCAAATTGGTATTTGATCGGGAAACTGGAAAACCCAAAGGTTATGGTTTCTGTGAATACAAAGATCAAGAAACTGCACTTAGTGCGATGAGAAATCTCAATGGATACGAGATCGGTGGTCGTTCCCTTAGAGTTGACAATGCTTGTACCGAGAAATCGAGGATGGAAATGCAAGCACTTATGCAAGGGCCTCAG GTTGAGAATCCTTATGGCGATGCAGTGGAGCCGGAGAAAGCACCAGAAGCTATAAGTAAAGCTGTTGCAACACTACCACCAGAGCAGATGTTTGAGCTTATGAAACAAATGAAACTTTGCATTCAG AATAATCCAACTGAGGCAAGAAACATGTTGCTACAAAATCCACAGTTGGCTTATGCACTGTTGCAAGCTCAAGTCATTATGAGGATAGTTGATCCAGGAACTGCAGTT ACCATGTTGCATCCCAGCAACCCAGTTCCACCAGTGCTGCAACCCGGAGATAAGATCAACCCATACATTCCAAGCAGTACCCAACAAG TTCAACAACCTCATAACAACATGAATAATCCACCACCACCTCAAAATCAATATGTCC CAACAAGCCGCCCACCGCCAATGCAGCAGAACATGGGCGGCATGGACGTGGACCTGCGCGGAGCACGTGCTCCCGTGCTGGATCAGGACATGCGCAGCCTGCCCCCCGTGCCTCACCCCGTGCCGCCGCCGCCCGTGCAGCCGCCGCAAGACAC TTCCTTCCCCCGAGATCCACGTCTCGCGAGTATGCAGGGATTCAACAGCGATCCACGCGTGCGATCCAACGATCCACGCAACCAGCCGAAGATGCCACCGC AGCAAATACCGCCCGGTATGCCGAGTGTGGCTCAAGCTCGAACAATACAAGGAATACCATCAGGAGCTTCGGACCAAGAAAAG GCCGCGTTGATTATGCAAGTGTTGCAGTTGTCAGATGAACAAATCGCGTTGCTTCCCCCCGAACAGCGCGCTAGTATACTAATGCTGAAGGAACAAATTGCAAAGAGTACTCAACAACGTTAA
- the LOC112057764 gene encoding protein CREG1, which produces MWKLLFISLTIMYIGECSPHDKHHTRWTGTTNDIITLKPHHKMHGPPDHKKLVAMARYVLHNVDWASIASISVLPAIEGFPFSNVKSVVDGSMANSTGIPYFYMSPLDFTARDLAKNSRSTVLVSLEETRYCENQNFDPEDPRCTRLMLSGKMKKVKEGTPEYVFAKAALFERHPAMANFPPDHNWFIAKMKIAQIAMVDWFGGAKYVPVKDYLAYNYTGNEMLDYHNRLHYNLDKA; this is translated from the exons ATGTGGAAGTTATTGTTTATATCGTTAACTATTATGTATATCGGCGAATGTTCGCCACACGACAAACATCACACACGATGGACGGGAACAACTAATGATATCATAACGCTCAAACCTCATCACAAAATGCACGGCCCTCCTGACCACAAGAAGTTGGTTGCAATGGCGAGATACGTACTACACAACGTTG ATTGGGCGTCGATAGCTTCCATATCGGTGCTGCCGGCCATCGAAGGGTTCCCCTTCTCAAATGTGAAGTCGGTGGTGGACGGCTCGATGGCGAACTCCACGGGTATTCCGTACTTTTACATGTCGCCCTTGGATTTCACCGCTCGAGACTTGGCG AAAAACAGCCGCTCCACCGTGTTGGTATCACTCGAAGAGACGAGGTATtgtgaaaatcaaaatttcgACCCCGAAGACCCAAGATGTACCCGACTTATGCTTTCTGGAAAGATGAAGAAG GTTAAAGAAGGCACCCCAGAGTACGTGTTTGCCAAGGCAGCACTGTTCGAGAGGCACCCAGCTATGGCCAACTTCCCACCAG ATCACAACTGGTTCATCGCCAAGATGAAGATAGCTCAAATAGCGATGGTGGATTGGTTCGGTGGAGCCAAATACGTCCCGGTCAAAGACTACCTCGCATACAACTACACTGGCAATGAAATGTTGGACTACCACAATAGACTGCACTACAATTTGGATaaagcttaa
- the LOC112057795 gene encoding golgin-45: MDTLISFNTKIMSKIRTAGDGMESDERFNENTPSKAQPTVKTNSKASLVPGRLVQIYASKIVTPEKKSSHIYSKTPKFVPYEPYPGAVRPITPQSASISKKSKNRMDINTLVTQISQMDTNINEFKPRSKLTSCSDKSESDPVKQSNTEKEMQKKIDELNKENECLKEQLKQQAQVNKELKTMLVASMGEDLEFQVQSLNEDKKHLANALVSSAQHLSTHQEQTEWLAGQCEVWRSKFLASSLMIEELALCKKTLNEKTVTLQQAIKQLLDEKCRVRDMLVFTYKNLCSLHENWLENIALSEYSGNNNRPIGKLNFNTSMPHSANVLDLASINLKMSENISSTIEKQDISHLDTLATATEAESYAEKVMAMPFDIKRMDEEPVNALVHHAYNSSGTVTPPVASCVHCNGNVQLL; this comes from the exons ATGGATACCTTAATTTCCTTTAATACca AAATCATGAGCAAGATAAGAACTGCGGGCGATGGGATGGAATCAGATGAACGTTTTAATGAAAACACGCCAAGTAAAGCCCAACCAACCGTGAAAACTAACAGTAAAGCGTCGTTAGTACCCGGTCGACTTGTGCAGATATATGCTTCTAAAATAGTCACTCCAGAAAAGAAAAGCTCTCATATATACTCTAAGACACCCAAATTCGTCCCTTATGAACCCTACCCAGGTGCTGTTAGACCAATCACCCCACAATCTGCTTCTATCAGTAAAAAATCTAAGAACCGAATGGATATCAACACATTAGTAACTCAAATATCGCAAATGGACACAAATATCAACGAATTCAAGCCAAGGAGCAAGTTAACGTCGTGTAGTGATAAATCTGAATCTGACCCAGTTAAGCAAAGCAACACAGAAAAGGAAATGCAAAAGAAAATTGATGAATTAAACAAGGAAAATGAATGTCTAAAAGAACAACTTAAACAACAAGCACag gtaAACAAGGAACTGAAGACAATGCTGGTAGCTTCAATGGGCGAAGACCTTGAGTTTCAAGTACAATCATTGAATGAAGACAAGAAACACTTGGCTAATGCTTTAGTCAGCTCAGCCCAACACCTATCTACTCACCag gaacAAACTGAATGGCTTGCAGGTCAATGTGAAGTATGGAGAAGCAAATTCTTGGCTAGCAG TCTGATGATCGAAGAACTAGCCCTGTGTAAAAAGACACTCAACGAGAAAACGGTCACTCTACAACAAGCGATAAAACAGTTGCTCGACGAAAAGTGCAGAGTACGGGATATGTTAGTGTTCACATACAAGAACTTGTGTAGCCTCCACGAGAACTGGTTGGAAAATATCGCTCTATCGGAATATTCTGGAAACAACAACAGACCGATTGGAAAACTTAATTTCAACACGAGCATGCCTCATTCGGCTAATGTGCTCGATTTGGCGTCGATAAATTTGAAAATGTCCGAGAACATAAGCAGCACTATCGAGAAACAAGATATAAGCCATTTGGATACGTTGGCGACTGCCACTGAAGCGGAATCATACGCCGAAAAG GTGATGGCAATGCCGTTTGACATAAAGCGAATGGACGAGGAGCCAGTGAACGCGCTGGTGCACCACGCCTACAACAGCAGCGGCACTGTCACCCCGCCGGTGGCGTCCTGTGTGCACTGCAATGGGAACGTTCAATTGCTTTAG
- the LOC112057769 gene encoding glutaredoxin 3, whose translation MSVTNIDTVDNFVNFIRSPSLAVVHFSAEWAEQCIQVTDILKELSKLPEVQSSGSKFGVCDAENLSEISLQYKVDSVPTVILFKNGSAVDRVDGADAAQITSKVRSQCGAKDLNNASQQPLEERLKALINKHNIMLFMKGTRDSPRCGFSKTIIQILNGTGAQYDTFDILTDEEVRQGLKTYSDWPTYPQLYVKGELIGGLDIIKELQESGDLESTLNA comes from the exons ATGTCGGTCACGAACATAGATACTGttgataattttgttaattttataag ATCACCATCTTTAGCAGTTGTCCATTTTTCTGCAGAATGGGCAGAACAGTGCATTCAAGTAACTGACATCCTCAAAGAGTTATCCAAACTACCAGAAGTTCAATCTAGTGGCAGTAAATTTGGTGTGTGTGATGCTGAAAATCTTTCTGAAATATCATTGCAGTATAAG gtTGATTCAGTTCCAactgtaatattgtttaaaaatggTTCAGCAGTAGACAGAGTTGATGGAGCTGATGCTGCTCAAATCACATCTAAAGTCAGATCCCAATGTGGGGCTAAAGATTTGAATAATGCTTCCCAACAACCATTAGAAGAGAGGCTAAAAGCTCTTATTAATAAACACAACATTATGTTATTTATGAAAGGCACACGGGACTCACCAAGATGTGGATTTAGTAAAACAATTATTCAAATTCTTAATGGAACTGG ggCACAATATGATACATTTGATATTTTAACAGATGAAGAGGTTCGTCAAGGGTTGAAAACCTATTCGGATTGGCCAACCTACCCTCAGTTATATGTAAAGGGAGAATTAATTGGTGGATTAGACATAATTAAAGAATTGCAAGAAAGTGGAGACCTTGAGTCTACTTTAAATGCTTAA
- the LOC112057797 gene encoding prefoldin subunit 5, with protein MATISSAPAPGMHQIDLSKLNLNQLAKLKQQLDQELNVFQDSLQTLKIAQGKFVESGESVEKITPETKGKTILVPLTGSMYVPGTILDTENVIIDIGTGYYAQKDIESAKDYFKRKVQFVTEQMEKIQLMGIEKSKVREAIIMMMEMKVQAQAQAQKATS; from the exons ATGGCTACAATATCCTCTGCTCCAGCTCCTGGTATGCACCAGATAGATTTGTCAAAGCTAAATCTAAACCAGTTGGCCAAGCTAAAACAGCAATTAGATCAA GAACTAAATGTATTTCAAGATTCGTTACAAACTCTTAAAATTGCTCAAGGTAAATTTGTAGAATCGGGTGAGAGCGTCGAAAAAATAACGCCGGAAACAAAAGGAAAAACTATACTTGTCCCTTTAACGGGTTCAATGTATGTACCTGGCACGATACTTGATACTGAGAATGTTATAATAGACATTGGCACTGGATATTATGCAcaaaaa GACATAGAAAGTGCCAAAGATTACTTTAAAAGGAAAGTACAGTTTGTAACTGAACAAATGGAGAAGATCCAACTGATGGGAATAGAGAAATCAAAAGTGCGAGAAGCTATTATTATGATGATGGAAATGAAAGTCCAGGCACAGGCGCAGGCGCAAAAGGCAACCTCATAA